One genomic region from Jilunia laotingensis encodes:
- the mazG gene encoding nucleoside triphosphate pyrophosphohydrolase, translating into MHSRQEQMEAFGRFLDILDELRVKCPWDRKQTNESLRPNTIEETYELCDALMREDKKDICKELGDVLLHVGFYAKIGSETGDFDIKDVCDKLCEKLIFRHPHVFGEVKAETAGQVSENWEQLKLKEKDGNKSVLSGVPSALPSLIKAYRIQDKARNVGFDWEEKEQVWEKVKEEIAEFQAEVANMDKEKAEAEFGDVMFSLINAARLYKINPDNALELTNQKFIRRFNYLEEHTIKEGKDLKEMPLEEMDKIWNEAKRLGL; encoded by the coding sequence ATGCATTCAAGACAAGAACAAATGGAAGCTTTCGGACGCTTCCTGGACATACTTGACGAATTGCGGGTGAAATGCCCGTGGGATCGCAAACAAACCAATGAAAGTTTGCGCCCCAACACCATCGAAGAGACATACGAACTCTGTGACGCGCTGATGCGCGAAGATAAGAAAGATATCTGCAAGGAGCTGGGAGATGTACTCTTACACGTAGGCTTTTATGCCAAAATAGGATCGGAAACCGGTGATTTTGATATAAAGGATGTTTGTGACAAGCTTTGCGAGAAACTCATTTTCCGTCATCCTCATGTCTTCGGAGAAGTAAAAGCAGAAACTGCAGGACAAGTTTCAGAAAACTGGGAACAGTTGAAGTTGAAAGAAAAAGATGGCAATAAAAGTGTATTGAGCGGTGTCCCGTCGGCTCTCCCTTCTCTCATCAAGGCCTACCGAATACAAGACAAGGCACGTAACGTGGGTTTCGACTGGGAAGAAAAAGAACAGGTTTGGGAAAAAGTCAAAGAAGAAATAGCCGAATTTCAAGCAGAAGTTGCCAATATGGATAAGGAAAAAGCAGAGGCAGAATTCGGAGATGTGATGTTCAGCCTCATCAATGCGGCACGCCTGTATAAGATCAATCCTGATAACGCACTGGAACTTACCAACCAAAAATTCATCCGTCGCTTTAATTATCTGGAGGAACATACCATTAAAGAAGGGAAAGACCTGAAAGAGATGCCACTCGAAGAAATGGACAAAATCTGGAATGAAGCCAAACGTCTCGGATTATAG
- a CDS encoding T9SS type A sorting domain-containing protein, whose amino-acid sequence MKRLFFYFFFALTLLASNTLLAQEKGKTETVHDGRSSLTITVSGTSVRIQNAPFGSVMEVYDILGVKVTSVRVDSSDKTVTLNLPKGYYIFKIGDLVRKVVIK is encoded by the coding sequence ATGAAAAGATTGTTTTTTTACTTTTTCTTTGCTTTGACTCTTTTGGCTTCTAACACGCTATTGGCGCAAGAAAAGGGGAAAACGGAAACTGTTCATGATGGACGGTCTTCCCTTACTATCACTGTGTCCGGTACTTCTGTCCGTATTCAAAATGCACCTTTCGGTTCGGTTATGGAAGTGTATGATATCCTGGGCGTAAAGGTGACTTCTGTACGTGTCGATTCATCTGATAAAACCGTGACACTGAATCTGCCGAAAGGCTACTATATTTTTAAAATTGGAGATTTAGTGAGGAAAGTGGTAATAAAATAG
- a CDS encoding valine--tRNA ligase produces MELASKYNPADVEGKWYQYWLDHKLFSSKPDGREPYTIVIPPPNVTGVLHMGHMLNNTIQDILVRRARMEGKNACWVPGTDHASIATEAKVVNKLAAAGIKKTDLSRDEFLKHAWAWTEEHGGIILKQLRKLGASCDWDRTAFTMDEKRSESVLKVFVDLYNKGLIYRGVRMVNWDPKALTALSDEEVIYKEEHGKLYYLRYKIEGEDGYAVVATTRPETIMGDTAMCINPNDPKNQHLKGKKVIVPLVGRVIPVIEDDYVDIEFGTGCLKVTPAHDVNDYMLGEKYNLPSIDIFNDNGTLSEAAGMYVGQDRFDVRKQIEKDLEAAGLLEKTEAYTNKVGYSERTNVVIEPKLSMQWFLKMEHLAKIALEPVMADDIKFYPAKYKNTYRHWMENIKDWCISRQLWWGHRIPAYFLPEGGYVVAVTDEEALKLAKEKTGNDALTMADLRQDEDCLDTWFSSWLWPISLFDGINNPGNEEIKYYYPTSDLVTGPDIIFFWVARMIMAGYEYEGEMPFKNVYFTGIVRDKLGRKMSKSLGNSPDPLELIEKYGADGVRMGMMLSAPAGNDILFDDALCEQGRNFCNKIWNAFRLIKGWTVAEEVEIPDDARMAVKWMDMKLNAASLEVADLLSKYRLSEALMVIYKLFWDEFSSWLLEIVKPGYGQPINAYVYNMTLNAFERLLTLLHPFMPFITEELWQQLRERKSGESLMVSLLQKPGEVDETFVQQFEMAKEVITNIRSIRMQKNIALKEALELQVVGQNPVENMEPVIRKMGNLSAITVVETKADGAASFMIGTTEFAVPLGNMIDVEAEIARMEVELKHKQGFLQGVLKKLSNEKFVSNAPAAVIELERKKQADAESIIKSLQESIEALKKA; encoded by the coding sequence ATGGAATTAGCAAGTAAGTACAATCCCGCCGACGTTGAGGGAAAGTGGTATCAGTATTGGTTAGATCACAAATTATTCAGTTCTAAACCCGATGGACGTGAGCCTTACACCATCGTCATTCCACCGCCTAACGTCACTGGTGTGTTACACATGGGACACATGCTTAATAATACCATTCAGGATATTCTTGTTCGTCGTGCCCGTATGGAAGGCAAAAATGCCTGCTGGGTGCCGGGAACCGATCATGCATCCATCGCTACGGAGGCGAAAGTTGTAAATAAACTCGCTGCGGCAGGGATTAAGAAAACAGACCTGTCACGTGACGAATTCCTCAAACATGCCTGGGCATGGACGGAAGAACACGGTGGAATCATCTTAAAACAGCTGCGCAAGCTCGGTGCTTCCTGTGACTGGGATCGTACGGCTTTTACAATGGATGAGAAACGTAGTGAAAGCGTGTTGAAGGTTTTTGTCGATCTTTATAACAAAGGATTGATCTATCGGGGCGTACGCATGGTCAACTGGGATCCCAAAGCTCTGACTGCTCTTTCCGATGAAGAGGTGATCTATAAAGAGGAACACGGTAAACTCTACTATCTGAGATATAAGATTGAAGGAGAGGATGGCTATGCAGTCGTTGCTACCACCCGTCCGGAAACGATTATGGGTGATACGGCTATGTGTATCAATCCGAATGATCCGAAGAATCAGCACCTGAAAGGTAAAAAAGTCATTGTTCCGCTTGTAGGACGTGTCATCCCGGTTATTGAAGATGATTATGTGGACATTGAATTCGGGACGGGTTGCTTGAAAGTGACTCCGGCTCACGATGTGAACGACTATATGTTGGGCGAGAAATATAACTTGCCGAGCATCGACATCTTCAATGATAACGGAACTTTGAGCGAAGCTGCCGGAATGTATGTCGGTCAGGATCGTTTCGATGTTCGTAAACAGATCGAGAAAGATCTTGAAGCAGCCGGCCTGCTCGAGAAAACGGAAGCTTATACCAATAAAGTGGGTTATTCTGAACGGACGAACGTAGTCATTGAACCGAAATTGTCGATGCAGTGGTTCCTAAAAATGGAACATCTGGCTAAGATTGCCCTTGAACCGGTAATGGCAGATGATATAAAATTCTATCCGGCAAAATACAAAAATACGTATCGCCACTGGATGGAGAACATTAAAGACTGGTGCATCAGTCGTCAGTTGTGGTGGGGACACCGCATTCCGGCTTACTTCCTTCCGGAAGGTGGTTATGTAGTGGCCGTGACGGACGAAGAGGCTTTGAAGCTAGCTAAAGAGAAAACAGGAAATGATGCTTTGACTATGGCCGATCTTCGTCAGGATGAAGACTGTCTGGATACTTGGTTCTCTTCCTGGTTATGGCCGATTTCGCTGTTTGATGGCATCAATAACCCGGGTAACGAGGAAATCAAATATTATTACCCCACAAGCGATCTTGTGACCGGTCCGGATATCATCTTCTTCTGGGTGGCACGCATGATCATGGCAGGTTATGAATATGAGGGTGAGATGCCGTTCAAAAATGTATACTTCACGGGTATTGTCCGTGATAAGCTGGGACGCAAGATGTCCAAATCTCTGGGTAATTCACCCGATCCTTTGGAGCTGATAGAAAAATACGGTGCAGACGGAGTACGCATGGGGATGATGCTGTCAGCGCCTGCCGGGAACGATATCTTGTTTGACGATGCTTTGTGCGAACAAGGACGTAATTTCTGTAACAAGATATGGAATGCTTTCCGTTTGATCAAAGGTTGGACGGTGGCAGAGGAGGTGGAAATTCCTGATGATGCCCGTATGGCTGTGAAGTGGATGGACATGAAACTAAATGCAGCTTCCCTTGAAGTAGCCGATTTGTTAAGCAAGTATCGTCTGAGTGAGGCTTTGATGGTGATTTATAAACTGTTCTGGGATGAATTCTCTTCTTGGTTGCTTGAGATCGTGAAACCGGGATACGGTCAACCGATCAATGCTTATGTTTATAATATGACCTTGAATGCTTTTGAGCGTTTACTTACGCTGCTTCATCCGTTCATGCCTTTCATAACAGAGGAACTGTGGCAGCAATTACGTGAACGTAAATCCGGTGAAAGCTTGATGGTTTCTCTTCTGCAAAAGCCGGGTGAAGTTGACGAAACATTCGTTCAGCAATTTGAAATGGCGAAAGAGGTGATTACCAATATCCGCTCCATTCGTATGCAAAAGAACATCGCTTTGAAAGAGGCATTGGAATTGCAGGTAGTGGGACAGAACCCGGTAGAAAACATGGAGCCGGTGATCAGAAAGATGGGTAATCTTTCCGCCATAACCGTCGTGGAGACCAAAGCAGACGGTGCGGCATCGTTTATGATCGGGACTACGGAGTTTGCCGTTCCATTGGGAAATATGATCGATGTAGAAGCGGAAATAGCTCGTATGGAAGTAGAATTGAAACATAAACAAGGCTTTTTGCAGGGAGTTCTCAAGAAATTGAGCAATGAGAAGTTTGTAAGCAATGCCCCGGCTGCCGTTATCGAACTGGAACGTAAGAAACAGGCCGATGCGGAAAGTATTATCAAATCATTGCAGGAAAGTATAGAAGCTTTGAAGAAAGCCTAA
- a CDS encoding RNA polymerase sigma factor, with translation MNPYNEQEVLKLLQDESTQRKGFEMIVAQYSEQLYWQIRRMVLSHDDANDLLQNAFVKAWMNIDYFRAEAKLSTWLYRIALNECITFLNKQRAANTVSIDDPEAVLVQKLESDPYFSGDDAQLLLQKALLALPEKQRMVFNLKYFQEMKYEEMSEIFGTSVGALKASYHHAVKKIEKFLEEID, from the coding sequence ATGAACCCTTATAATGAACAAGAGGTATTGAAGCTCCTTCAGGATGAGAGTACGCAGCGAAAAGGATTTGAGATGATTGTGGCGCAATACAGCGAACAATTGTACTGGCAGATCCGTCGGATGGTACTTTCACATGACGATGCGAACGATCTTCTCCAAAATGCGTTTGTCAAGGCATGGATGAATATCGACTACTTCCGGGCGGAGGCAAAGCTTTCTACCTGGCTCTATCGCATTGCGCTGAATGAGTGCATCACATTTCTGAACAAGCAACGGGCCGCGAATACCGTTTCCATTGATGATCCCGAAGCTGTGCTTGTCCAGAAGTTGGAGAGTGATCCGTATTTTTCGGGTGACGATGCACAATTGTTGTTGCAGAAAGCTCTGTTGGCATTGCCTGAGAAGCAGCGGATGGTGTTTAATCTGAAATACTTTCAAGAAATGAAATACGAAGAGATGTCGGAGATATTCGGAACCTCCGTCGGAGCTTTGAAAGCTTCTTATCACCATGCTGTAAAAAAGATAGAGAAGTTTTTGGAAGAGATAGATTAA
- a CDS encoding sensor histidine kinase has protein sequence MKHTTLLFILLFFLLLGGRTYLYASGNGGSGNEVLFINSINFNLPWAKNLYWQVHDELIKNGIRVKAESLSVPAIRTVSEVEGILNHLKEKYPLPPKLVVFIGDPAWMVCRELFDDVWKDAPVIVTNTRDILPASLDILLAHEPLTADNSVPASVWRKGYNLTYLSQVYYVKETIDLMRQLMPEMKKIAFISDDRYISDMVRSDVENTIENFYPDIELQQLSTVHITTEMLLDTLRGYDRATGLIYYSWFESHNRNDNNYLFDHLQEIISNFTHTPLFLLADEDLSKDTFAGGYYVSSGSFAQALLSLIYRVQGGEAPRDIPGVDGGIPSANLCYPVLQNFNIPVSLYPSDAIYINKPQPLLKQYQIEIVWSVSIFLLVLGAVAFYIYILKKTHHRLKEAKEEAEQANRLKSAFLANMSHEIRTPLNSIVGFSNLLPHVDSKEEMEEYIGIIENNTELLLQLINDILDMAKIEAGTYDFHETWVDVNQVMEDIERSAKLRIKNDAVTLLFDERLPQCTVYTDKNRLTQVITNFVTNAIKFTKEGSIRIGYRLKDKNTLFFYVADTGCGMSREQCNHVFDRFIKFNPFIQGTGLGLSICKMLVEKHGGRIGVDSVEGKGSTFWFTMEYDKDSSPK, from the coding sequence ATGAAACACACAACTTTATTGTTTATCTTACTTTTCTTCTTATTGCTTGGAGGAAGAACGTACTTGTATGCTTCCGGTAACGGAGGTTCTGGAAATGAAGTTTTGTTTATCAATTCCATAAATTTCAATTTACCTTGGGCAAAGAACTTATATTGGCAGGTTCATGATGAGTTGATAAAGAATGGCATTCGGGTGAAAGCAGAATCCTTGTCCGTCCCCGCAATCAGGACAGTGAGTGAAGTGGAGGGAATATTGAACCATTTGAAGGAGAAATATCCTTTGCCTCCCAAGCTGGTAGTGTTTATTGGTGATCCGGCTTGGATGGTATGCCGGGAGCTGTTTGATGATGTTTGGAAAGATGCTCCTGTCATAGTCACAAACACCCGGGATATTCTGCCGGCCTCACTGGATATACTTCTAGCACACGAGCCTTTGACAGCGGATAATTCCGTGCCCGCCTCCGTATGGCGGAAAGGGTATAATCTGACCTATCTTAGCCAAGTGTATTATGTGAAAGAGACTATTGACCTGATGCGTCAGTTGATGCCGGAAATGAAAAAGATTGCCTTTATTTCCGATGACCGTTATATCAGTGACATGGTACGTTCGGATGTGGAGAATACGATTGAGAATTTCTATCCTGATATTGAGCTGCAACAACTGTCCACGGTACATATCACAACGGAGATGCTTTTGGACACCTTACGCGGGTACGACCGGGCGACAGGACTGATCTATTACTCTTGGTTTGAGTCGCATAACCGGAATGATAACAATTACCTTTTTGACCATTTGCAGGAGATTATATCTAATTTCACCCACACTCCTTTATTTCTGCTTGCCGACGAGGATTTGTCGAAAGATACATTTGCAGGCGGGTATTACGTCTCTTCCGGTTCATTCGCACAGGCATTATTGTCATTGATTTATCGGGTTCAGGGTGGCGAAGCCCCAAGGGATATTCCAGGAGTGGACGGAGGGATACCTTCCGCTAATTTGTGTTATCCGGTATTGCAGAATTTTAATATACCTGTTTCTCTCTATCCCTCTGACGCAATTTATATAAACAAGCCTCAACCACTGCTTAAACAATATCAGATAGAGATTGTATGGTCGGTGTCCATCTTTTTGTTGGTGCTGGGAGCTGTTGCCTTTTATATTTATATTCTAAAGAAGACCCATCACCGACTGAAGGAAGCCAAGGAAGAGGCGGAACAGGCCAATCGGTTGAAATCGGCTTTTCTCGCTAATATGAGCCATGAGATCCGTACTCCATTAAATTCTATCGTAGGTTTTTCTAATTTACTTCCTCACGTAGATAGCAAGGAAGAGATGGAGGAGTACATCGGCATTATTGAGAATAATACGGAGCTACTATTGCAGCTTATTAACGATATTCTCGATATGGCGAAGATTGAGGCCGGAACTTATGACTTTCATGAGACGTGGGTAGATGTAAACCAAGTTATGGAAGATATTGAGAGGAGTGCGAAGTTGAGAATAAAAAATGACGCTGTAACATTGCTTTTTGATGAACGTCTGCCGCAATGTACCGTCTATACGGATAAAAACAGGTTGACGCAGGTGATTACGAATTTTGTAACCAATGCTATAAAATTTACGAAGGAAGGTAGCATTCGGATAGGATATCGTCTAAAGGATAAAAATACGCTGTTCTTTTACGTTGCCGACACAGGTTGCGGCATGTCTCGTGAACAATGTAACCATGTTTTCGACCGATTTATTAAATTTAATCCTTTTATACAAGGTACCGGTCTTGGACTCTCTATCTGTAAAATGCTGGTAGAAAAACATGGAGGACGGATAGGTGTTGATTCTGTGGAAGGAAAAGGTTCTACGTTTTGGTTTACGATGGAATATGATAAGGACTCTTCTCCAAAATAA
- a CDS encoding ribonuclease Z: MEKFELHILGCGSALPTTRHFATSQVVNLREKLFMIDCGEGAQMQLRKSRLKFSRLNHVFISHLHGDHCFGLLGLISTFGLLGRTAELHIHSPKGMEELFAPMLDFFCKNMSYKVTFHEFETQQPVVVYEDRSMTVTTIPLRHRIPCCGFLFEEKQCPNHIIREMIDFYQVPVYELNRIKNGEDFVTPEGDVIPNSRLTRPSDPPRKYAYCSDTIYLKKIAEQIRGVDLLFHEATFAQSEKARAKATFHTTAAQAAQLALDAQVKRLVIGHFSARYEEEQVLLKEAASVFPQTVLAKENLCITL, translated from the coding sequence ATGGAGAAATTCGAATTACATATATTGGGGTGTGGTTCTGCACTTCCGACTACTCGCCATTTTGCCACTTCACAAGTGGTCAATTTGCGTGAAAAGCTTTTTATGATCGATTGCGGTGAAGGGGCTCAGATGCAACTGCGTAAGTCCCGCTTGAAGTTCTCTCGGCTGAATCATGTCTTTATATCCCATTTGCATGGGGACCATTGTTTTGGCTTGTTGGGATTGATTTCTACGTTTGGACTGTTGGGCAGGACAGCGGAGTTGCATATTCATTCCCCTAAGGGGATGGAGGAACTGTTTGCACCGATGCTCGATTTCTTTTGTAAAAACATGAGTTATAAAGTCACTTTTCACGAGTTTGAGACGCAGCAGCCTGTTGTCGTCTACGAAGACCGTTCGATGACGGTTACTACCATTCCTTTGCGACACCGGATCCCCTGTTGTGGTTTTTTGTTTGAGGAGAAGCAGTGCCCGAATCACATCATAAGGGAAATGATCGACTTTTATCAAGTTCCGGTCTATGAATTGAACCGGATCAAGAACGGTGAAGATTTTGTAACTCCGGAGGGAGATGTCATCCCCAACTCCCGTCTTACCCGTCCTTCGGATCCTCCCCGGAAATATGCTTATTGTTCCGACACGATTTATCTGAAGAAGATAGCCGAACAGATTCGCGGAGTAGATCTGTTGTTTCATGAAGCTACCTTTGCTCAATCCGAGAAGGCGCGCGCCAAAGCTACCTTTCACACGACAGCGGCACAGGCAGCCCAGTTGGCTTTGGATGCACAAGTGAAGCGATTGGTTATCGGGCATTTTTCCGCCCGTTACGAAGAAGAACAAGTTCTGCTGAAAGAAGCTGCTTCCGTTTTTCCGCAAACCGTTCTCGCTAAAGAGAATCTGTGTATTACACTGTAG
- a CDS encoding DUF3810 domain-containing protein: protein MRRGITIYGKKITIRSIILGILLLLVLLTQMIPSLGEFYARSIYPLISLCLSSFSRLFPFAIGDLFIFLSILGVIFYPVYGRIKKQPWKKILLRDGEFLLWVYVWFYLAWGLNYSQQNFYERTGIPYTAYTPEHFKSFTENYIDRLNESYTDIKEINKELVREVAVEGYKQISDTLGVHRPPYDNLRVKTMLFTPFISMVGVSGSMGPFFCEFTLNGDLLPLNYPATYTHEMAHLLGITSEAEANFYAYLICTRAKDPSVRFSGYFSLLNHVLGNARRLMSEQEYEELYNRIRPEIIETARANQEYWMSKYNPLVGEIQNWIYDLYLKGNKIESGRKNYSEVIGLLISYEQWDNLHRSQP from the coding sequence ATGAGACGAGGCATAACAATATATGGTAAAAAGATTACAATACGTTCCATCATTTTAGGTATCTTGCTGTTGTTGGTCTTATTGACCCAGATGATCCCTTCCTTGGGAGAGTTCTATGCGCGGTCGATATATCCGCTCATATCTCTATGTTTATCCTCATTCTCGCGCCTGTTTCCCTTTGCCATAGGTGATTTGTTTATTTTCTTAAGTATTCTCGGTGTAATATTCTACCCGGTTTACGGACGGATCAAGAAACAACCGTGGAAGAAAATCCTGCTACGCGACGGTGAATTTCTATTGTGGGTATACGTCTGGTTCTACCTGGCATGGGGACTCAACTATTCCCAACAGAACTTCTATGAACGTACTGGGATTCCTTACACAGCCTATACCCCGGAGCATTTTAAGTCATTTACCGAAAATTACATAGACCGGTTGAATGAATCGTACACCGATATAAAAGAAATAAATAAAGAACTTGTCCGTGAGGTTGCAGTAGAGGGCTACAAACAGATCAGCGACACGTTAGGTGTTCACCGCCCACCCTATGACAACCTGAGGGTAAAAACAATGTTGTTCACTCCATTTATCTCTATGGTAGGGGTATCGGGCAGCATGGGGCCTTTCTTCTGCGAATTTACATTGAACGGTGACCTGTTACCTTTGAACTACCCTGCAACATATACGCACGAGATGGCTCATCTACTGGGCATTACCAGTGAAGCAGAAGCAAACTTTTATGCTTATCTGATTTGTACACGTGCTAAAGACCCGTCCGTTCGTTTCAGCGGCTACTTCTCCTTACTGAACCATGTACTCGGAAATGCCCGGAGGTTGATGAGCGAACAGGAATACGAAGAACTGTACAACCGGATTCGACCGGAAATCATTGAAACAGCCCGTGCCAATCAGGAATACTGGATGTCCAAATACAACCCCTTGGTGGGCGAAATACAGAATTGGATTTATGATCTTTACCTAAAAGGTAATAAGATAGAAAGTGGCAGAAAAAATTATTCGGAAGTAATCGGACTATTGATTTCTTATGAACAATGGGACAACCTTCACAGGAGCCAACCTTGA
- a CDS encoding DUF6340 family protein, with translation MAKYSFFSLVIVCLTLSACQTTRQMPIDYLVPAEVSFPSELRRVAIVNNMSETPENKLIKSDSSKKDGEIARDVVYYNGDAKIATESLAESIAQGNYFEEVIICDSALRANDKSARESTLSQEEVKELTTQLNADLLISLENLQLKATKVIQYLREFRCYYGSIDLQVHPTLKIYLPNRKGPMLTLNPKDSIFWEEYQTEDAYNIHSVKEVSFLHAHLIKEQDMIAEASEFAGTIPVKHLLPYWKSAMRTLYTNGSVDMRDAASYVHRNSWDKALKLWERTFKNSKKDKNKMHAALNIALYYETKDDIEQAITWAKNAQDLAGKMENMDERSKERIDINDIPKFMMTTFYLEELQERKAGLATLNMQMSRFNDDF, from the coding sequence ATGGCAAAATATTCTTTCTTCTCTTTAGTCATCGTTTGTCTGACATTAAGCGCATGCCAAACGACGAGACAAATGCCTATCGATTATTTGGTGCCTGCAGAAGTTAGTTTTCCTTCTGAATTACGCCGGGTAGCCATTGTAAATAATATGAGTGAGACTCCTGAAAACAAATTGATCAAATCTGACTCGTCTAAAAAAGATGGAGAAATAGCCCGAGATGTGGTATATTATAATGGAGATGCCAAAATAGCTACCGAATCATTAGCAGAATCTATTGCGCAAGGTAACTATTTCGAAGAAGTAATTATTTGTGATTCCGCCCTACGTGCAAATGATAAATCTGCACGCGAATCTACTCTCAGCCAAGAAGAAGTAAAAGAATTAACCACTCAATTGAATGCGGACTTATTGATTTCCCTTGAAAATCTTCAACTAAAGGCCACCAAAGTAATTCAGTACCTCCGTGAATTCAGATGTTACTATGGAAGTATCGATCTGCAAGTTCATCCCACCCTAAAAATATATTTGCCAAACAGAAAAGGGCCAATGTTAACTTTAAATCCCAAAGACAGCATTTTTTGGGAAGAATACCAAACTGAGGATGCATATAATATCCATTCCGTAAAAGAAGTATCATTTTTGCATGCCCATCTAATAAAGGAACAAGATATGATTGCAGAAGCATCTGAGTTTGCCGGTACAATTCCAGTAAAACATCTCTTGCCCTATTGGAAATCCGCCATGCGAACCCTGTACACCAACGGATCAGTAGACATGCGCGATGCTGCATCCTATGTTCATAGAAATTCCTGGGACAAAGCTTTGAAACTTTGGGAACGCACCTTCAAAAATTCCAAAAAAGATAAGAATAAAATGCATGCCGCTCTTAATATAGCCCTCTATTATGAAACCAAGGACGACATCGAGCAAGCCATAACCTGGGCAAAAAACGCACAAGACTTAGCAGGTAAAATGGAGAATATGGATGAAAGATCTAAAGAAAGAATTGACATTAACGACATTCCCAAATTCATGATGACCACCTTCTACCTAGAAGAATTACAAGAACGAAAGGCAGGTTTAGCCACATTAAATATGCAAATGAGCCGATTTAATGATGATTTTTAA